Genomic segment of Eleutherodactylus coqui strain aEleCoq1 chromosome 1, aEleCoq1.hap1, whole genome shotgun sequence:
cttcaggcCTCTCCGTCCCCCTCCTCCAGACCTCTCCGTCCCCCTCCTCCAGACCTCTCCGTCCCCCTCCTTCAGACCTCTCCGTCCCCCTCCTTCAGACCTCTCTGTCCCCCTCCTTCAGACCTCTCCGTCCCCCTCCTTCAGACCTCTCCGTCCCCCTCCTTCAGACCTCTCTGTCCCCCTCCTTCAGACCTCTCCGTCCCCCTCCTTCAAACCTCTCCGTTCCCCTCCTTCAGACCTCTCCGTCCCCCTACTCCTCCTTCAGACCcctccgtccccctcctcctccagacccctccgtccccctcctcctccagacccctccgtccccctcctccttcaggcctctccgtccccctcctccttcagacctctccgtccccctcctcctccttcagacctctccgtccccctcctcctccttcagacctctccgtccccctcctcctccttcagaccCCTCCGTCCCCCTCCTACTCCAGACCCCTCctactccagacccctctgtcttcctcctGACCCCTCCAGCAGTGTTTTTCTCCACTACCCGCCGTGCCCTTTCCGCTCCCCACCATCTGCCAATCTCGGTGTGTTTGACCTGCAGATTCCCCAGAGGAGCGTGGCCCTGTAAGCCTCCTCACACCCATTCTGGGAGCTCTCCTTGCAGAAAGACGATGCCCcctctgacccactcaccccctgggTGTCTTCACGCACTTTTTCGGTGCCCACCTTAAGGGGAGACAACACTTCTGACTGACCTCCATGTAGCACCAATGTTGTCCGCGAATTGTCGCTGTGGTACACAGGTCAGTGGCGGCCGCTCTACGGTGACTCTATGGACTACTGACACTACCTGGGCACAGTATGGCACTACCAAGGCAAAGCATGGCATCACCTGGGCACAGTATGGCATAACCTTTGCACCGTGCCGGGCACTACGGCTTTTTCTGGGCAATGGATTTGGGAATTGACTGCCCCCCCTGTATGTCCGCGCGTTGCTACATCTACATGATGGTGTTGTTGGGTTCCTATATAACAATAATCGCCGCCATACGGGGTTCACTTACTTCAGACCGGGTATACACCCGCAGCCACCTCACTGCACGGAGACTTAACCAGCCGCTGTTCACCATGGTAACAGTACACAGCCGCCCATGTGACCGGAAACACAGATCACCTGACCGGAAATGGGGAGCTCGGCCAGAAAGCGGTCGTCATAGCGACGCTCATTCTTTGTAAAGGAAGATCTGCGGAGAAATGCTGCCATCTGCTGGACACCTGCAGTCACTGCCGAGGCTGCGATCACACGGCGACGATTTGTCGCAATTTTATCCTGCTGTAGATCTGCAGGCAGTCGTcctgttcacacgggcagatCCACACAGGAGATCTGCGGTATTTCCTCTGCGTGAGAACGGTGTGGAGCCGCCTGATGTTCAAACTCATGTTGTTGTGTGGAATTCACCCCTCCTTGAGCGGAAATGGCGATAGTGGCGCGGAATTAGATCCCGTCACCTGTCAGTTTCCGCCCGGgttttctgcagcttgtggatctcatctgctttgctgctactattgctggggaacGTCCGTGCGCAGGGTCCGCGGCAAACTACCCCGCCTGAAGGGGTCACCCAGGCAGCGACCACCGGAGCACTTAGGAGAGCGGAGGCGCAGCGccgacctgtgtagtggccggcgctagtAACTGCAGACACAGTGCTCATTAAATCAAAGCAACCctagcctgcagttaccagcgctggccactacTCAGATCGGTGCTGCTCCCTTGAGTGTCCCAGCTGGGGGCGCTGGCCCTGAAGTGACGTGCGGCGGTTCTGATATATCTGTTGTTGGCAAGTGCGATGTGACCGCGATTCACAGCCTGATCTCGGAGAAAATATAGGCGCAGTCTGGTATTTACACCCCTACAAAAGACCTGAGTCTGGACTGAAGAGTTCTGCCTGCAGCAGCGCAGTTAACTACTACTGCCAGTTTGTCGCATCGCTCACTGCGACCCGTTCGCACGCCGCCTCTCTCCACCGTATTATTGGGAAATCCATAGCAAAATAGACGGAGGAAGAGTCAGTGAGGCGGAGCCCTCTCCGCACATACGGAAGAACACACAATAGGCGGTATATAAACCGTGGTAAACAAACATAGCGCCGCCGCGCGCGGCTCAGTCCGCAGTCGCCCCCCCGTGGCCCCGCGCGCGGCTCAGTCCGCAGTCGCCCCGCGCGCGGCTCAGTCCGCAGTCGCCCCGCGCGCGGCTCAGTCCGCAGTCGCCCCCGCGCGCGGCTCAGTCCGCAGTCGCCCCCCGTGGCCCCGCGCGCGGCCCAGTCCGCAGTCGCCCCGCGCGCGGCTCAGTCCGCAGTCGCCCCGCGCGCGGCTCAGTCCGCAGTCGCCCCCCGTGCGGCTCAGTCCGCAGTCGCCCCCCCGTGGCCCCGCGCGCGGCCCAGTCCGCAGTCGCCCCGCGCGCGGCCCAGTCCGCAGTCGCCCCCCGTGCGGCTCAGTCCGCGGTCGCCCCCCGTGGCCCCGCGCGCGGCTCAGTCCGCGGTCGCTCCCCGTGGCCCCGCGCGCGGCTCAGTCCGCGGTCGCTCCCCCTGTGGCCCCGCGCGCGGCTCAGTCCGCGAGTCGCTCCCCCTGTGGCCCCGCGCGCGGCTCAGTCCGCGGTCGCTCCCCTGTGGCCCCGCGCGCGGCTCAGTCCGCGGTCGCTCCCCTGTGGCCCCGCGCGCGGCTCAGTCCGCGGTCGCTCCCCTGTGGCCCCGCGCGCGGCTCAGTCCGCGGTCGCTCCCCTGTGGCCCCGCGCGCGGCTCAGTCCGCGGTCGCTCCCCTGTGGCCCCGCGCGCGGCTCAGTCCGCGGTCGCTCCCCTGTGGCCCCGCGCGCGGCTCAGTCCGCGGTCGCTCCCCTGTGGCCCCCGCGCGCGGCTCAGTCCGCGGTCGCTCCCCTGTGGCCCCGCGCGCGGCTCAGTCCGCGGTCGCTCCCCTGTGGCCCCGCGCGCGGCTCAGTCCGCGGTCGCTCCCCTGTGGCCCCGCGCGCGGCTCAGTCCGCGGTCGCTCCCCTGTGGCCCCGCGCGCGGCTCAGTCCGCGGTCGCTCCCCTGTGGCCCCGCGCGCGGCTCAGTCCGCGGTCGCTCCCCTGTGGCCCCGCGCGCGGCTCAGTCCGCGGTCGCTCCCCTGTGGCCCCGCGCGCGGCTCAGTCCGCGGTCGCTCCCCTGTGGCCCCGCGCGCGGCTCAGTCCGCGGTCGCCCCCCTGTGGCCCCGCGCGCGGCTCAGTCCGCGGTCGCTCCCCTGTGGCCCCGCGCGCGGCTCAGTCCGCGGTCGCTCCCCTGTGGCCCCGCGCGCGGCTCAGTCCGCGGTCGCTCCCCTGTGGCCCCGCGCGCGGCTCAGTCCGCGGTCGCTCCCCTGTGGCCCCGCGCGCGGCTCAGTCCGCGGTCGCTCCCCTGTGGCCCCGCGCGCGGCTCAGTCCGCGGTCGCTCCCCTGTGGCCCCGCGCGCGGCTCAGTCCGCGGTCGCTCCCCTGTGGCCCCGCGCGCGGCTCAGTCCGCGGTCGCTCCCCTGTGGCCCCGCGCGCGGCTCAGTCCGCGGTCGCTCCCCTGTGGCCCCGCGCGCGGCTCAGTCCGCGGTCGCTCCCCTGTGGCCCCGCGCGCGGCTCAGTCCGCGGTCGCTCCCCTGTGGCCCCGCGCGCGGCTCAGTCCGCGGTCGCTCCCCTGTGGCCCCGCGCGCGGCTCAGTCCGCGGTCGCTCCCCTGTGGCCCCGCGCGCGGCTCAGTCCGCGGTCGCTCCCCTGTGGCCCCGCGCGCGGCTCAGTCCGCGGTCGCTCCCCTGTGGCCCCGCGCGCGGCTCAGTCCGCGGTCGCTCCCCGTGGCCCCGCGCGCGGCTCAGTCTCCGGTCGCTCCCCGTGGCCCCGCGCGCGGCTCAGTCTCCGGTCGCTCCCCGTGGCCCCGCGCGCGGCTCAGTCCGCGGTCGCTCCCCTGTGGCCCCGCGCGCGGGCTCAGTCCGCGGTCGCTCCCCTGTGGCCCCGCGCGCGGCTCAGTCCGCGGTCGCTCCCCTGTGGCCCCGCGCGCGGCTCAGTCCGCGGTCGCTCCCCTGTGGCCCCGCGCGCGGCTCAGTCCGCGGTCGCTCCCCTGTGGCCCCGCGCGCGGCTCAGTCCGCGGTCGCTCCCCTGTGGCCCCGCGCGCGGCTCAGTCCGCGGTCGCTCCCCCTGTGGCCCCGCGCGCGGCTCAGTCCGCGGTCGCTCCCCTGTGGCCCCGCGCGCGGCTCAGTCCGCGGTCGCTCCCCTGTGGCCCCGCGCGCGGCTCAGTCCGCGGTCGCTCCCCCTGTGGCCCCGCGCGCGGCTCAGTCCGCGGTCGCTCCCCTGTGGCCCCGCGCGCGGCTCAGTCCGCGGTCGCTCCCCTGTGGCCCCGCGCGCGGCTCAGTCCGCGGTCGCTCCCCTGTGGCCCCGCGCGCGGCTCAGTCCGCGGTCGCTCCCCTGTGGCCCCGCGCGCGGCTCAGTCCGCGGTCGCTCCCCTGTGGCCCCGCGCGCGGCTCAGTCCGCGGTCGCTCCCCTGTGGCCCCGCGCGCGGCTCAGTCCGCGGTCGCTCCCCTGTGGCCCCGCGCGCGGCTCAGTCCGCGGTCGCTCCCCTGTGGCCCCGCGCGCGGCTCAGTCCGCGGTCGCTCCCCTGTGGCCCCGCGCGCGGCTCAGTCCGCGGTCGCTCCCCTGTGGCCCCGCGCGCGGCTCAGTCCGCGGTCGCTCCCCTGTGGCCCCGCGCGCGGCTCAGTCCGCGGTCGCTCCCCTGTGGCCCCGCGCGCGGCTCAGTCCGCGGTCGCTCCCCTGTGGCCCCGCGCGCGGCTCAGTCCGCGGTCGCTCCCCTGTGGCCCCGCGCGCGGCTCAGTCCGCGGTCGCTCCCCGTGGCCCCGCGCGCGGCTCAGTCCGCGGTCGCTCCCCGTGGCCCCGCGCGCGGCTCAGTCTCCGGTCGCTCCCCGTGGCCCCGCGCGCGGCTCAGTCTCCGGTCGCTCCCCGTGGCCCCGCGCGCGGCTCAGTCTCCGGTCGCTCCCCGTGGCCCCGCGCGCGGCTCAGTCTCCGGTCGCCCCCCGTGGCCCCGCGCGCGGCTCAGTCTCCGGTCGCTCCCCGTGGCCCCGCGCGCGGCTCAGTCTGCAGTGATTCCTTGTAGCTCCGTGACGTCACGCTTGGAGCCTCCACGTGACCAGCAGGGGCGTGTTTTTTTCTAGAACACGGAGGAAGGCGTGGTCTGTGACGTGACGTCAGGTTGGAGGCGCGCAGACAGAGTACAGCCAATGGCGGCCGGGCCCGCCGGCGGCTTCGGGTTTGAATAGTCTTCGGGCCGGGACAGTGAGGAGGCCGCGGACGGCGGAGGAGCGGGGAGCGCAGCGCAGGTGAGCGGAGGCggccggggagctgtgggggcggGCGGAGGCGCCAGAATACTAACTGCGTCATCAGCGGCGGGGGACCGCGGGGCCGTCACGTGACGCAGGCTATATAATGTCTGCAGTGGGGAGAGAAGCTTCCAGAGCCGCGGGTCACCGGCCGGTGCAGAGAGTGCGGGCCGGAGTGTGACCGCGGGCCGGTGTGATCTGTGCGGAGCCCTCACCAGCCGTCAGACCCCTCAACATACGACACGTCTGCCTCAACATACGACACGTCTGCCGCAACATACGACACGTCTACCGCAGCATACTACACGTCTACCGCAGCATACTACACGTCTGCCCCGCGGCCGCCTACTGCACATGTACCACACGTCTACCACAACATACCACACATCTGCCCCGCGGCTCCGTAGTGAAGCACATGACAATGACCGGCGCAGACGGTGGGGTGGCTGAGATCCCCGGGGGGCGACTGCTGACGGACGGGAGGTTGTCGTGCCATCTTACCCTGCGGGCAGCGCCAGGCGTCACTCCATCGCTGACGCCCCCATAAGCCCACCGCCAGCTTCATAGGGTGGGCGGCTATCCAAGGAGGAGCGGGAAGGTCTTCTGGCCGCCCCCCTGGCGCCGCGGGCACGCGGGCGGACTCCAGTTGTGGGGTCGGTGTTTGCGGCATGGAAGCAGTATTAACACCTGGCTTATTGCTGACGCTGGTGCATGGTGCGTGGCGTGAGCGGAGGAGCCGTGCCCCGTGTGCCCCAGATTCTGCGCCACCGGAGGGGGGGAGTCACTTAGAGTAGCGATAGCTCTGTTGGATTCGCGGGTCGCTGATTCAAAAATTGCTCCGTTCTCATGTGAAAATTTGGGACCTAAAGTGTCTGACGTCCCGCCGGTCACACGGCAGCCGCGTGGCGAGTCCAAGAACCGCTGGTGGCCATGTAAGTGCGGCCCGCGGCCCAGTCACAGGCTGCGCCATTTACTGTCCATCAATATGAGGCGTCACAGAGCAAGATGGCGGACGATGGATGATGGGATCCAATAATTGTGTAGAAATACCCAGCGGGTACTGCAGTGCGCTGAGTCACCGAGACCCCCAGAGGAGGCTGCTGCAGACCCCGGCATGGAGTATCCATCAGGTGTATCCGCTGAGTCACCGAGACCCCCAGAGGAGGCTGCTGCAGACCCCGGCATGGAGTATCCATCAGGTGTATCCGCTGAGTCACCGAGACCCCCAGAGGAGGCTGCTGCAGACCCCGGCATGGAGTATCCATCAGGTGTATCCGCTGAGTCACCGAGACCCCCAGAGGAGGCTGCTGCAGACCCCGGCATGGAGTATCCATCAGGTGTATCCGCTGAGTCACCGAGACCCCCAGAGGAGGCTGCTGCAGACCCCAGAATGGCGTACCCATCAGGTGTATCCACTGAGTCACCGAGACCCCCAGAGGAGGCTGCTGCAGACCCCGGCATGGAGTATCCATCAGGTGTATCCGCTGAGTCACTGAGACCCCCAGAGGAGGCTGCTGCAGACCCCAGAATGGCGTACCCATCAGGTGTATCCGCGGAGTCACCGAGACCCCCAGAGGAGGCTGCTGCAGACCCCAGCATGGAGTATCCATCAGGTGTATCCGCTGAGTCACCGAGACCCCCAGAGGAGGCTGCTGCAGACCCCGGCATGGAGTATCCATCAGGTGTATCCGCTGAGTCACCGAGACCCCCAGAGGAGGCTGCTGTAGACCCCGGCGTGTGCAGACGGTGTGGTCGGGTGGGGGCGTGTGC
This window contains:
- the LOC136607172 gene encoding coiled-coil domain-containing protein 8 homolog; its protein translation is MEYPSGVSAESPRPPEEAAADPGMEYPSGVSAESPRPPEEAAADPGMEYPSGVSAESPRPPEEAAADPGMEYPSGVSAESPRPPEEAAADPRMAYPSGVSTESPRPPEEAAADPGMEYPSGVSAESLRPPEEAAADPRMAYPSGVSAESPRPPEEAAADPSMEYPSGVSAESPRPPEEAAADPGMEYPSGVSAESPRPPEEAAVDPGVCRRCGRVGACAGSEGLMPWDQGARG